A part of Saccharomyces cerevisiae S288C chromosome XIV, complete sequence genomic DNA contains:
- the EMW1 gene encoding tetratricopeptide repeat-containing protein EMW1 (Essential conserved protein with a role in cell wall integrity; contains six TPR (tetratricopeptide repeat) domains clustered in the C-terminal region; conditional mutant is suppressed by overexpression of GFA1; protein abundance increases in response to DNA replication stress) has product METLLHAKLLLSAEVESLKSGSFDQTYVKKAEHIISGESYQLVQQFVDKFKGKISISGEISTSSVIAALNDFLNVEVFKMGQENEMLFLAIALLQTFIQNNYTGPAARLKAISGLFGKTGIEIGAVNTALSRSLAIMGQPAYEFMDDPLYLVLSLLLLERITGQKSLFDVTPDQEIPLPIISAESTPGLLAVAYWWWARALLTQLSLIPEPSGFQASVASAIYQSADLAYAITKELPESIHEDFKRELCAMYYLENVKCSLAINTEHLCLPSLTRAKKITNFEFVMTGARATRTKYQQKAHAGLIILAKSFTFQNFALRTTSATPETFALESDLLLEKPHFESIADEPLDEQIYSKRQKVDLNEGYEEDKLLPLALRQENIPKLLLDLNPNDQPTLSDYDNIQLLLRLYTIKNTTPAKDPLVEEELTALLSRILYQNGDKNWSIFARSLWERSIIETTKAKTIERGLLQMQSLVEELDLKIKSKLVPSSSEINVASRLSYIHQLPFIPRWQLDATLAEKYMSLGILKSAVEIYERLGMACETALCYAAVGDEKKAEEILLQRINENDSDARAYSILGDIKQDPSLWEKSWEIGKYVNAKNSLAKYYFNPPPKSGAQPNYSATLKHLNDSLRQYPLSFETWYFYGCVGLQCGKMQIAAEAFTRCVSLDPYHALSWSNLSAAYTKMDKLKEAYSCLKRAISCDAQKNWKIWENYMLVAVKLNEWEDVLTACKQLVSIRRDKSGEGSIDLPIIEKLVELLVTSEYPEEPQQLSYFQKSCTEFICNTLPQVITTSARCWRLVARVELWRKRPWAALECHEKAYRAISHNPDLEVEEKVWNDTVDACEDLVAAYESLGEMEGKYGPGSLVCKDWKYKCRSTIKALMSKGKGRWDDSPGWDRLVEARSQI; this is encoded by the coding sequence ATGGAGACGTTATTGCATGCAAAATTATTGCTGTCTGCAGAAGTAGAATCTCTGAAAAGTGGTTCTTTCGACCAGACATATGTGAAAAAGGCTGAACATATCATCAGTGGTGAATCATACCAGCTAGTACAGCAATTTGTGGACAAATTTAAGGGAAAAATTAGTATTTCGGGAGAAATATCCACATCTAGTGTTATTGCTGCTCTAAATGACTTTCTTAACGTTGAGGTTTTCAAAATGGGCCAAGAAAATGAGATGCTATTTTTGGCTATTGCCCTCTTACAGACctttattcaaaataactACACCGGCCCAGCAGCTAGGTTGAAAGCAATCTCAGGTTTGTTTGGCAAAACTGGAATTGAAATAGGAGCAGTTAATACAGCCCTTTCCCGCTCATTAGCCATTATGGGCCAGCCTGCCTACGAATTTATGGATGATCCATTGTATTTGGTTTTATCACTATTATTACTTGAAAGGATAACCGGCCAAAAAAGCTTATTTGATGTTACCCCGGATCAAGAAATTCCGCTACCTATTATCTCTGCTGAGTCTACTCCTGGATTATTAGCTGTAGCTTATTGGTGGTGGGCAAGAGCTCTTTTGACGCAATTGTCACTGATTCCAGAACCTTCTGGGTTCCAAGCTAGTGTTGCATCTGCAATATATCAGTCTGCTGACCTTGCATATGCGATAACTAAGGAATTACCGGAGAGTATTCACgaagatttcaaaagagaaCTTTGTGCAATGTACTATCTAGAGAATGTCAAATGTTCATTGGCCATCAACACAGAACATTTGTGCCTGCCATCCTTGACCAGAGCGAAAAAGAtaacaaattttgaatttgtaATGACGGGTGCACGCGCTACTAGAACTAAATATCAGCAAAAGGCTCATGCCGGTTTGATCATTCTTGCCAAATCCTTcacatttcaaaattttgcttTGAGAACGACATCTGCTACACCAGAAACATTTGCTTTAGAGTCCGATCTATTATTGGAGAAGCCTCATTTTGAGTCCATTGCTGATGAACCTCTAGACGAGCAAATTTATAGTAAAAGACAAAAGGTAGACCTAAATGAAGGttatgaagaagataaacTATTGCCATTGGCACTACgtcaagaaaatattccAAAGTTGTTGCTGGATTTGAACCCTAACGATCAACCTACCCTATCTGATTACGACAACATCCAGTTGCTGTTACGTCTTTACACCATAAAGAACACAACTCCGGCCAAGGATCCTCTTgtggaagaagaacttACTGCTTTGCTTTCTAGAATATTATATCAAAACGGTGACAAAAATTGGTCTATTTTCGCCCGATCATTATGGGAAAGGTCAATTATTGAGACAACAAAGGCTAAAACTATTGAAAGAGGACTTTTACAAATGCAATCCCTCGTAGAAGAATTGGATTTGAAGATTAAGAGTAAATTGGTTCCAAGTTCAAGCGAAATCAATGTTGCTAGCAGGCTGTCATACATCCACCAGCTGCCGTTCATCCCTAGGTGGCAATTGGATGCCACCTTAgctgaaaaatatatgtCGCTGGGTATTTTGAAGTCCGCTGTGGAAATTTATGAAAGACTTGGTATGGCATGCGAGACTGCATTATGTTATGCCGCTGTTggagatgaaaaaaaggcagAAGAAatccttcttcaaagaataaatgaaaatgattcGGATGCCAGGGCTTACTCCATTTTGGGTGATATAAAACAGGATCCATCCCTATGGGAAAAAAGTTGGGAGATTGGAAAATACGTCAACGCAAAAAATTCCCTTGCAAAGTATTACTTTAATCCTCCTCCAAAGTCTGGAGCACAACCAAATTACTCTGCTACCTTGAAACATTTAAATGACTCGTTAAGGCAATACCCATTAAGCTTTGAAACGTGGTATTTTTATGGTTGCGTTGGATTACAATGTGGTAAAATGCAGATAGCTGCGGAGGCATTTACCAGATGTGTTTCATTAGACCCTTATCATGCTCTTTCATGGTCAAATTTGAGCGCTGCATATACGAAAATGgataaattgaaagaagCTTATAGTTGTTTGAAAAGAGCCATTTCATGTGACGCTCAAAAGAACTGGAAAATTTGGGAGAATTACATGCTTGTTGCTGTTAAGTTGAATGAGTGGGAGGATGTCTTAACTGCATGTAAACAATTAGTCAGTATTAGGAGGGACAAATCTGGCGAAGGTTCCATCGACTTACcaattattgaaaaactaGTAGAACTATTAGTGACTAGTGAATATCCAGAGGAGCCGCAGCAATTatcttattttcaaaagagcTGTACTGAGTTTATCTGTAACACTTTACCTCAGGTAATTACAACCAGTGCAAGATGTTGGCGACTGGTCGCAAGAGTAGAACTTTGGAGGAAGAGACCATGGGCCGCCCTAGAATGCCACGAGAAGGCTTATAGGGCCATTTCTCACAATCCTGATTTagaagttgaagaaaaggttTGGAATGATACAGTGGATGCTTGTGAAGATTTGGTGGCTGCCTATGAATCACTTGGTGAAATGGAAGGTAAATATGGGCCAGGCAGTCTGGTTTGCAAAGACTGGAAATACAAATGTAGATCTACTATCAAAGCTCTAATGAGTAAAGGCAAAGGCAGATGGGATGACTCTCCTGGTTGGGATAGGCTAGTGGAAGCAAGAAGCCAAATATGA
- the RFA2 gene encoding Rfa2p (Subunit of heterotrimeric Replication Protein A (RPA); RPA is a highly conserved single-stranded DNA binding protein involved in DNA replication, repair, and recombination; RPA protects against inappropriate telomere recombination, and upon telomere uncapping, prevents cell proliferation by a checkpoint-independent pathway; in concert with Sgs1p-Top2p-Rmi1p, stimulates DNA catenation/decatenation activity of Top3p; protein abundance increases in response to DNA replication s) → MATYQPYNEYSSVTGGGFENSESRPGSGESETNTRVNTLTPVTIKQILESKQDIQDGPFVSHNQELHHVCFVGVVRNITDHTANIFLTIEDGTGQIEVRKWSEDANDLAAGNDDSSGKGYGSQVAQQFEIGGYVKVFGALKEFGGKKNIQYAVIKPIDSFNEVLTHHLEVIKCHSIASGMMKQPLESASNNNGQSLFVKDDNDTSSGSSPLQRILEFCKKQCEGKDANSFAVPIPLISQSLNLDETTVRNCCTTLTDQGFIYPTFDDNNFFAL, encoded by the exons ATGGCAA CCTATCAACCATATAACGAATATTCATCAGTAACGGGCGGTGGCTTTGAGAACTCTGAGTCCCGCCCAGGTAGTGGGGAGTCGGAAACTAACACTAGAGTTAACACCTTGACACCTGTGACGATCAAACAAATTCTAGAGTCCAAACAGGATATTCAGGACGGCCCCTTCGTTTCGCATAACCAAGAACTTCATCACGTTTGTTTTGTAGGTGTGGTGAGAAACATTACAGACCATACtgcaaatatttttttaactaTTGAGGATGGAACTGGTCAAATAGAAGTGAGAAAATGGAGCGAAGATGCAAATGACTTGGCTGCCGGTAACGATGACTCTTCTGGTAAAGGTTATGGTTCGCAAGTCGCCCaacaatttgaaattggCGGTTACGTAAAAGTTTTTGGTGCTTTGAAAGAGTTTGGtggtaagaaaaatatacagTATGCGGTGATTAAGCCCATAGATTCATTCAATGAAGTGTTGACGCATCACTTGGAAGTCATCAAATGTCATTCCATAGCCAGTGGAATGATGAAACAACCTTTGGAGAGTGCATCCAACAACAATGGGCAATCATTATTTGTCAAGGATGATAACGATACATCTTCCGGCTCCAGTCCGTTACAAAGAATTCTAGAATTTTGTAAGAAGCAATGTGAGGGCAAAGACGCTAATTCATTCGCTGTTCCCATTCCATTGATCTCGCAATCCTTGAATTTGGATGAAACTACCGTCAGAAACTGCTGTACGACCTTGACTGACCAGGGTTTTATCTACCCAACTTTTGATGACAATAACTTCTTTGCCCTATGA
- the SKP2 gene encoding putative SCF ubiquitin ligase complex subunit SKP2 (F-box hypothetical protein; predicted to be part of an SCF ubiquitin protease complex; involved in regulating protein levels of sulfur metabolism enzymes; may interact with ribosomes, based on co-purification experiments), with protein MKRLQLFGRSKYFSLVSSAAKEEEEEEEGCADAKSLLHSTSHDIKSRSLRFNDKSSLMCLPTKVLLLILRTLDFNTLVTLCQVNSRFYNLITNEFLFQNVILDSKLSLLKFNALIHSEFHTSNIVTHSGDCSTQSRSQNARFLVRSIEFKNPQSQDSLLKYSKFYNKSGQDSIIAGSYKLDSYDKDVKKLNNIRLNDETPIITSERIKLLDKLESNYFHYTYIELMLDIIDYLPNLTRVILSDVEPNFKIPLWYSVFNDGSRDFFKKIIKGQQSITNEDLRTFQLSKKFVKEYESKYYSLPRLKILEIKANNKRQRTFNRQRHHQKLVLRPSLFCCFGIINELKLENVTIDTESLDTPMEFLPLFLKNEDNELYSLQSPITALTLDSCDVVPGNGILRLFHSYFKMVKHLSLLKINSKFDLLLCSCFPSLSNLTIDCNSKCFTNEQVVGESYYFQQRSLDTEDDFDDCNSMTETLFEAPSDSKIITPPPTSSVVLSLNLNYISRTTGNDVSNNPSPDNNKKPAMLTAAQLQNFQRQRIPEFHSFYHYYRLLWERLPSKNISINVINIPFTNVYPLSPLSFWEHLARTITSVDETDEDVGDENDQETLIGYENNSIRDNIPNANAVPNLSTVMSPESDIHHTYYWNNSVRRCLRDSLIKLKNRTIEYRDLDVEEFLQNVTLENFFNDFQDPENFKDIPNINLWCFLRNLSKFKAVKIRMLRHFSLCTPRTRYDWELLLKPVLRVNVPIEVRDKDGFVLYSYGQK; from the coding sequence ATGAAACGGTTGCAATTGTTTGGTAgatcaaaatatttctcGCTGGTCTCCAGTGCTGCGaaggaggaagaagaagaggaagagggCTGTGCTGATGCCAAAAGCCTTCTACATAGTACGAGCCATGATATCAAATCGAGATCACTACGCTTCAACGATAAATCGTCCCTCATGTGTTTGCCAACAAAAGTTCTACTGTTAATACTGCGAACTTTGGACTTCAATACATTAGTAACACTATGCCAAGTCAATTCGAGGTTCTACAATTTGATTACGAATGAGttccttttccaaaacGTTATTTTGGACTCAAAACTTTCGTTGTTAAAGTTCAATGCTTTGATACACTCCGAGTTCCACACGTCGAACATTGTCACACACAGCGGTGATTGTAGCACACAATCTAGATCACAAAATGCAAGGTTCCTCGTAAGATCCATCGAATTCAAAAATCCTCAGTCCCAAGACTCGTTGTTAAAATACAGTAAGTTCTATAATAAGAGTGGCCAAGATTCTATTATTGCTGGATCTTATAAACTCGATTCGTATGATAAAGACGTAAAAAAACTGAATAACATCAGACTAAACGATGAGACTCCCATCATAACTTCAGAACGAATCAAACTGCTTGATAAATTGGAAAGCAACTACTTCCATTATACTTATATTGAGCTAATGCTTGATATTATAGACTATCTACCGAACCTGACCAGAGTGATTCTGAGTGATGTGGAACCGAATTTTAAAATTCCTTTATGGTACTCTGTATTCAACGATGGATCTagagattttttcaagaaaataatcaaGGGCCAGCAATCCATCACAAACGAAGATTTGAGGACTTTCCAACtatccaaaaaatttgtcaaaGAATACGAATCCAAGTATTATTCTCTGCCAAGGTTGAAAATACTGGAAATCAAAGctaataataaaagacAAAGAACCTTTAATCGTCAACGCCATCACCAAAAGCTCGTACTAAGACCGAGTTTATTCTGCTGTTTCGGCATAATTAATGAACTTAAACTAGAAAATGTAACGATAGACACCGAATCGCTAGATACTCCAATGGAATTCTTACCACTATTTCTAAAGAACGAAGATAATGAACTGTACAGTTTACAGTCTCCTATCACTGCACTTACTTTAGATTCATGTGATGTAGTTCCTGGAAATGGAATATTACGTTTGTTTCACTCTTACTTTAAAATGGTCAAACATCTATCCTTACTGAAGATTAACAGTAAATTCGACTTATTGTTATGCAGTTGTTTCCCATCGTTATCCAATCTAACAATTGATTGTAATAGCAAATGTTTCACTAACGAACAGGTAGTCGGCGAATCATATTATTTCCAACAGCGAAGTTTGGATACAGAAGATGATTTTGATGACTGCAATTCCATGACAGAAACATTATTTGAAGCGCCATCAGATTCGAAGATAATTACTCCTCCGCCGACATCTTCAGTTGTATTGTCCTTAAATCTGAACTATATTTCTAGAACTACAGGAAATGATGTTTCAAATAACCCATCACCAGACAATAACAAAAAGCCCGCCATGTTAACTGCGGCACAGctacaaaattttcaacgACAAAGAATCCCTGAATTTCATTCTTTCTACCATTATTACCGCTTACTTTGGGAGAGACTTCcaagtaaaaatatttctattaACGTAATCAATATCCCCTTTACCAATGTGTATCCTTTATCCCCTCTATCGTTTTGGGAACATCTAGCAAGAACAATTACTAGTGTTGATGAGACAGATGAGGATGTTGGCGACGAGAACGATCAAGAAACATTAATCGGTTACGAAAATAATTCCATAAGAGATAACATACCAAATGCTAATGCAGTTCCAAATTTAAGTACAGTAATGAGCCCTGAATCAGACATTCACCACACTTACTATTGGAACAACTCTGTAAGGCGTTGCCTAAGAGATAGTTTAATCAAATTGAAGAACCGAACCATCGAATATAGAGATTTAGATGTGGAGGAGTTCTTACAAAATGTGacattggaaaattttttcaatgatttcCAAGATCCAGAGAATTTTAAAGATATTCCAAATATTAACCTCTGGTGTTTCCTGAGAAATTTGTCAAAATTCAAAGCTGTCAAAATAAGAATGCTGAgacatttttcattatgtACACCTAGAACCAGATACGACTGGGAACTATTATTGAAGCCCGTACTGCGTGTAAATGTTCCCATTGAAGTCAGAGATAAGGACGGATTCGTTCTTTATTCTTACGggcaaaaataa
- the ZIM17 gene encoding Zim17p (Protein co-chaperone with a zinc finger motif; essential for protein import into mitochondria; may act with Pam18p to facilitate recognition and folding of imported proteins by Ssc1p (mtHSP70) in the mitochondrial matrix; required for the maintenance of Ssc1p solubility and assists in the functional interaction of Ssc1p with substrate proteins) yields the protein MIPRTRTLLQSKIPITRYFARCWAPRVRYNVCRTLPAAALHTNIIAHNEVKKDDKKVHLGSFKVDKPKMMIAFTCKKCNTRSSHTMSKQAYEKGTVLISCPHCKVRHLIADHLKIFHDHHVTVEQLMKANGEQVSQDVGDLEFEDIPDSLKDVLGKYAKNNSENASQLPHPSQK from the coding sequence ATGATTCCGAGGACTAGAACACTACTGCAAAGTAAAATACCAATTACCAGGTACTTTGCCAGATGTTGGGCGCCTCGCGTACGCTACAACGTGTGCCGTACTCTACCCGCAGCAGCGTTGCATACCAATATCATCGCACATAATGAAGTGAAAAAGGACGATAAGAAGGTTCATTTGGGGTCTTTTAAGGTAGACAAGCCTAAGATGATGATAGCTTTCACCTGCAAGAAATGTAACACCCGATCTTCACACACAATGTCCAAGCAGGCGTACGAGAAAGGTACTGTCTTGATCTCTTGTCCGCACTGCAAAGTGAGACATTTGATAGCAGACCATCTGAAAATATTCCATGATCATCATGTTACCGTGGAACAGTTAATGAAAGCTAACGGAGAACAAGTTAGCCAAGACGTGGGCGACTTGGAGTTTGAAGACATCCCAGATTCGCTAAAGGACGTCCTGGGAAAATATGCCAAGAACAACTCAGAAAATGCATCCCAGCTCCCTCACCCTTCCCAGAAATGA
- the STB1 gene encoding Stb1p (Protein with role in regulation of MBF-specific transcription at Start; phosphorylated by Cln-Cdc28p kinases in vitro; unphosphorylated form binds Swi6p, which is required for Stb1p function; expression is cell-cycle regulated; STB1 has a paralog, YOL131W, that arose from the whole genome duplication) produces MSQPQMSPEKEQELASKILHRAELAQMTRQLKLGLSNVPSTKRKQDSTTKKRSGEDAEDVDEDHKTLLEAISPAKKPLHDDTNKMTVISPVKFVEKPNTPPSSRQRKAEDRSQQIKPRKEDTPSTPRASATPIILPHASSHYQRPHDKNFMTPKRNNNNSSNHSNNNNNIKKKAAGSKDAPQDSDNTAGADLLMYLATSPYNKSSHHGTPMAVRMPTTPRSYHYASQLSLNGNTASTSNDAVRFSHIKPSASSPQSTFKSNLLPNFPDESLMDSPSLYLSNNNGSVQATLSPQQRRKPTTNTLHPPSNVPTTPSRELNGTNFNLLRTPNFNMGDYLHNLFSPSPRVPAQQGASNTSASIPSVPAMVPGSSSNTSAIATAAISSHTTNNFLDMNANGIPLIVGPGTDRIGEGESIDDKLTD; encoded by the coding sequence ATGTCTCAACCCCAGATGTCCCCTGAAAAAGAGCAAGAATTGGCCTCCAAGATTTTGCATAGAGCTGAGTTGGCTCAGATGACGCGTCAATTAAAGCTTGGTTTAAGTAATGTCCCATCAACAAAACGAAAACAGGACTCtacaacaaagaaaagaagcgGAGAGGATGCCGAAGATGTTGATGAGGACCACAAAACTCTTTTGGAAGCCATATCGCCTGCGAAAAAGCCTCTCCACGATGATACAAATAAAATGACTGTTATATCGCCCGTAAAATTTGTAGAGAAGCCAAATACTCCCCCAAGTTCACGCCAACGAAAAGCCGAAGACCGCTCACAGCAGATCAAGCCTAGGAAGGAGGACACTCCATCTACTCCGAGGGCTTCTGCTACACCTATAATCTTACCACACGCTTCGTCACACTACCAGCGCCCCCATGATAAGAATTTCATGACGCCAAAACgtaataataacaacagcAGTAACCAtagcaataacaataataatatcaagAAGAAGGCAGCAGGCTCTAAGGATGCTCCACAGGACAGCGACAACACTGCGGGCGCTGATCTCTTAATGTATTTAGCCACAAGTCCATATAATAAGTCATCACATCATGGAACACCGATGGCCGTAAGGATGCCCACTACTCCACGCTCTTATCATTACGCGTCGCAATTGAGTTTGAACGGTAATACAGCAAGCACATCAAACGATGCAGTAAGATTCTCTCATATCAAACCTTCAGCGTCTTCTCCGCAGTCCACTTTCAAATCTAATCTGTTACCGAATTTTCCGGACGAATCTCTCATGGATTCTCCATCACTATACTTGAGCAATAATAACGGTAGTGTCCAGGCGACACTATCGCCACAGCAGAGAAGAAAGCCCACCACAAACACATTGCATCCACCTAGTAACGTACCTACCACGCCTTCAAGAGAATTGAACGGTACCAATTTTAACTTACTCAGGACGCCCAACTTCAACATGGGAGACTATCTGCATAATCTTTTCAGCCCTTCACCAAGGGTCCCCGCCCAGCAGGGAGCGTCAAACACGTCAGCTTCAATTCCTTCTGTTCCAGCGATGGTGCCCGGATCATCTTCCAACACTTCTGCGATAGCAACAGCTGCTATATCAAGCCACACCACAAACAATTTTCTAGATATGAACGCAAACGGGATCCCGCTCATTGTAGGACCCGGCACCGACCGTATAGGCGAAGGGGAGTCCATTGATGACAAACTCACTGATTGA
- the KRI1 gene encoding Kri1p (Essential nucleolar protein required for 40S ribosome biogenesis; associate with snR30; physically and functionally interacts with Krr1p), whose protein sequence is MPRKKSAAKRAREQAKKEAAVPATDTATIKTSETSATTVKPAIEASKSYVPSEDEEEDEEEEEEEDDYGELITDEVENGINQVLDAIKNNKTDKLLDPKVKFFEDPESAAAKLANREGKHKPIYLKDYHRMNILSGDALKEDDEEYEHATVDGKQSFVSQQREEKTQLLNEIKSAFSDEENEESSGDEDDGFLKKKEPSTKKEGKNLPDPTVNEENFLEEFVNQQAWIPKKGDKVISLDLNNNEEDDEEFEDAAEKFENAYNFRYEDPNAAEIISYARSQATLRRSDDSSRRRKREEKRKIKEQIKAEKETALQKKKTKKLNKLTDILEQLTKEYGAEINADMVKKITDTLLKNDFKEEEWDNVVAELFNEEFYQQEGKPTWNEDDEIMGDFYADADGDDQTEEGEVEKEQKEEDEEEGPKRKKSKKEEKLQKKKEKRKVNELVENALEQNKLALIEEVEKEEEERKSRSRTKEEQDLKFRYREVSPESFGLTAREIFAADDTDLNEFIGLKKFAPYRSKELRAKDKRKVMKARRLREWRKKTFKNENGLAPVEAEAGEKDEDTILIPVEKASKSKHKRGHSHKHKGHQKK, encoded by the coding sequence atgccaagaaaaaagtctGCCGCTAAAAGAGCTAGAGAAcaagcaaaaaaagaagcgGCCGTACCTGCAACGGATACTGCTACCATAAAAACTTCTGAAACCTCTGCGACGACAGTTAAGCCTGCAATCGAAGCAAGCAAATCGTACGTTCCTAgtgaagatgaggaagaagacgaagaggaagaagaggaggaagatGATTACGGTGAATTGATTACTGATGAAGTGGAAAACGGTATTAATCAAGTGCTAGATGCcatcaaaaacaataagACGGACAAACTACTAGATCCTAAAGTCAAATTCTTCGAGGATCCCGAATCTGCTGCTGCCAAACTGGCCAATCGTGAGGGGAAGCATAAACCTATTTACCTAAAAGATTATCACCGTATGAACATACTTTCTGGTGATGCCTTAAAGGAGGATGACGAAGAATACGAACATGCAACTGTTGACGGAAAGCAATCTTTCGTCTCGCAACAACGTGAAGAGAAAACTCAGCTTTTAAATGAAATCAAGAGTGCCTTTAgcgatgaagaaaatgaagagtCTAGCGGAGATGAAGACGATGggtttttgaagaaaaaggaaccTTCTACGAAgaaggaaggaaaaaatttaccGGATCCAACCgtaaatgaagaaaatttcttggAAGAATTTGTGAATCAACAGGCCTGGATTCCTAAGAAGGGGGACAAGGTGATTTCTCTTGACCTcaacaataatgaagaggacgatgaagaatttgaagatgctgcagaaaaatttgagaATGCCTACAATTTTAGGTACGAGGACCCAAACGCAGCTGAAATTATATCTTATGCACGTAGTCAAGCTACACTAAGAAGATCCGATGACTCTTCAcgcagaagaaaaagagaggaaaaaagaaaaattaaagagcAAATAAAAGCAGAGAAGGAGACAGCTcttcagaaaaagaagactaaaaaattgaataaattGACTGACATTTTAGAGCAACTAACAAAGGAATATGGTGCTGAAATTAATGCCGACatggtgaaaaaaatcactgACACCCTATTGAAGAACgatttcaaagaagaagagtgGGATAACGTGGTAGCTGAATTatttaatgaagaattttatCAACAAGAGGGAAAGCCTACCTGGAACGAGGATGACGAAATAATGGGTGACTTTTATGCAGACGCCGATGGTGATGACCAAACAGAAGAAGGTGAAgtggaaaaagaacaaaaagaagaagacgagGAAGAAGgtccaaaaagaaagaagagcaagaaagaagagaaactgcaaaagaagaaagaaaagagaaaggtAAATGAATTAGTGGAAAATGCTTTGGAACAAAACAAACTAGCACTAATAGAGGAggttgaaaaagaagaagaagaaagaaagagtAGAAGCCGTACAAAAGAGGAGCAAGATTTGAAGTTTCGTTACCGTGAAGTTTCTCCTGAGAGTTTCGGTTTGACCGCAAGAGAGATTTTCGCCGCCGATGATACTGATTTAAATGAATTTATtggtttgaagaaatttgcACCTTATCGTTCCAAGGAACTAAGAGCGAAGGATAAAAGGAAAGTGATGAAGGCAAGAAGATTAAGAGAGtggaggaagaaaacttttaagAACGAAAATGGGTTAGCTCCAGTCGAAGCAGAGGCAGGGGAGAAGGATGAGGACACCATACTGATACCTGTAGAGAAAGCCTCTAAAAGCAAACACAAGAGGGGGCACAGTCATAAACATAAAGGCCACCAGAAAAAGTAA